The Cyclobacterium amurskyense genome contains the following window.
TCTATTAGGGTTATTTGAAATTCAAAAAGAACTTTATCCGGTTAGTGGTAAGATACCACGTCCATCTAAACCTTTTTATGCGCTTGTCTCATTTTCTGCCGGAATTACTGAAGAAATTATGTTCAGATTAGGACTTATGTCATTGATAATTACCGGTATTCAATTCCTGAATAAGGTAGATTATCCGTCGCGTAAAACAATCTGGACAGGAATTTTTATTTCAGCAATCTTTTTTGGCCTTATACACCTTCCACTATCGAAAAACTTTGTGGAACTAACGCCTTTTACCATTGGGGTAACAATGATCGGCAACCTAATAACAGGTACAACCTTTGGGTGGATATTTTGGAAACGTGGATTATTGATAGCCATACTTTCACATATTACATTTGATTTAGTATTTCACGTTATCGGAACACCCTACACATAGAGCTAAAAAAGCTCAATTGACTGTTCAACCTTATTAAAGAAGTGAAAATAATCCGAGTGGAAGGATTTAGGTCTTAGACAGAGAATTTATGCCAAAATCAATTATTCTGGAGATGGAACAAAAAACGTTTTGCAATTACTTAGCATTCTGGCGGCTGGAACCTTCGCCTCCCTTCGACCCTTCGACTCCGCATAGGGACCACAGGTTCAGGGAAGGGGCTCAGGCCCTTTTATGAAGTGAAGATTGAGGTTTTTTTTGTTAGGAGAGGAGTGATAAATAAAACGGAGCATATTGACCCCCCTAACATAAAATAGTTTGCAGCCATCTTCCCTATGGCAAAGTTCAATTTCCAATTAATCCTTTTGTTGGTTAGATTTTGGCAAAAGCCTGATGCTGTATTACCCTTTTTAAAAATAGGCTAAAGCCAATTCCTATTGAGAGGGTAATTTAAGGAACTAAGGTCTGTCCTGATTTATTACAAGAATAATATTCCTTATCTGTCAGTGGATGATAGTTTGCATCTTATTATTATCTTTATAGGTATTAACAAAGTAGGGGATCGGGACAGTTTAATGAAAGTAGTGTGCTATCCTAAAATCGGTTAGATTAGTTTAAAATTTTAAATAAATAAAATGAATACTTTAAAAGTCACAGATGAAAGTGCGGCTGGTCATATTTTGCATGAAATATCCTTGCAATTTGAATCGGAATATATAACTGTGTTAGAGCTTATAGAAGCCCGAATAAATTCGGAGATACAGCGATATGAGCAAGATGTAAATAATTATCAGAAAGGCCTTGTTTTGCCACATGACATGGAAAAACGTTTAAACAGGAAAAAAGTCATTAAATTGGATCGGGAAAAACAGCTATATGTTGCACTCGAAACTTTTAGAAATAATGGGTTTTTCATATTGGTAGATGACGAACAAGTAGATAGTCTGGAACAGAGATTTCTAGTTGACGAGTCAACTCATGTTTCATTTATTAAATTAACTCCTATGGTTGGAGGGTAATAAAAATAGAATTAGATGTTCAATTTTTTTAAAAGAATTATAAAATCAAAAAATGATGATAATGAGCTTAAAAAGCTTATTTCCGCTATTCATAATAAAGTTAATTATGTTTATAGTGCCAATGATTTATCAAGAATTGAAGAATATGAAAATTTAAAAAAATTATCAGAAGAGGAACAAAAAGTTCTTATTAATAAACTCACAGATATCATCTGTTGTTTTTCTATAAAATTTGCTGAATCTAAGGGTAGGAATTCATTTAACAGTGATGATATAAACTATTTTGGCAGGCCTATTGCATTTGCTATACAAAGTGGCTTACTGCGTAGAAAATTAAATTATAATGAACATGAGTGGATTGAACTTTTGAGAAGCTTTAAAGATAGTTCAGATAAAATATCAAGGAATAATAATGGCTATTTTCATGATTTTCCCATTAATCATGCGATAAAACAAATTGAATATTATTTAAAGAATAATGAGCGATCCAAGACCCTTACTTCGTTTATAAATGAAGCATTGGAATGGGAAGAGTTTAAAAATACCTCAAATAAACAATATTTTGGTAGTGATATGGGAAAGGCCACTAAAAAATTAAGAGCCTTGTTGGTAAAGGAAGGAAATATTCCAGTATTTAGTTTAAAAACCAATGATATCGGAAATGAAGTAAATGAAATTATTAATTCTGTCAAAGAAAATAGAGATGCAATTGATCAAATCTTCTATTTAGCCTCGAATGTTACCAGTTCTAAACCGTCAAAGAAATTTAGTCAAGAAGTAGCCAAACTTCAAGACAAAATAGGCCTAGAGTCATTCAAAAAAATAGCACACAGAGTGCTAGAAACTCCATTAAATCATAATCCCTTTAACGAAAGTACCACACATGAATACAATGGTCAGGTTTATAATTATGTTGAGACAGTTTTCTTGTGTAATCCCAGCCAACAATTTATTAAGGGGATGGTTTGGACAGTAGAACGGTTCTCTGATAAGGAAACCATACGAATACTCAGTAAACTATGTGAAAAGACGTACTTAAAAATCCCAGGAAAAGGGCCAGCCGCGGCATCCATTGGAAATGCATGTGTTTACGTTTTAGGAAATATGAGAGGTAAAGATGGATTAGGAGCTTTGTCTCGGCTTAAACTTAAAATTCGACAAAACAATGTAAAAAAGACGATTGACAATCATTTAACAGAAGGGGCCAAGAAATATAATGTTTCGGTTGAGGAATTAAAGGAGATGGCTGTGCCCGATTTTAATCTTGTAAAAGGGGAAAAAATAATTCAGTTTGATGGCTATTCACTAAAGATATTTATTGAAGGAAGGAAAGTAAGCCAACAGTGGCTCAAGCCGGATGGTCTACCAATTAAAAGTGTGCCCAGTTTAGTTAAAAAGAGTACTTCTTTATCTAAAAAACTTAGTGATATCCGAAAGGAAATTAAAGAAATTCAGAAGGTATACAGTGCACAGAAACAAAGAATAGACAATCAATTTATTTTAGATAGGACCTGGGATTTTGTGTCATTTGAGAAGTATTATTTAGAGCATGGCTTAGTTGCTCCAATAGCCGAAAAGTTAATATGGATTTTTACAAAAGGAAATATGGTTGCCGATGCCATAACCCTTAATGGTAAATGGTATTCTAAAGAGCATAAATCAATAAATTGGATTGATGAAGAAACAACTGTAAAACTCTGGCATCCGGTATATTCTGATGAAGAAACCATTATTGCCTGGCGGGAAAAAATGATGGAACTGGAATGGAAACAGCCAATAAAACAAGCATTCAGGGAAATTTATATACTTACAGATGCAGAAGTGAATACACTTACCTATTCCAATAGAATGGCAGCTCATATTTTAAAGCAACATCAATTTAGTTCCTTGGCTAATCTGAGAGGGTGGAAATATTCACTATTAGGTGCTTTTGATGATGGCAGAGATAATGAAATATGCGAAAAGTATTTACCAGAATTTAAGATAACAGCCCAGTTTTGGATTGATGAATTAAGTCAAGACGAGAGTTGGAATGATACGGGTATTTGGCTCTATATATCAACTGACCAAGTAAAATTTACTAAAGAAAACGGTGAGGTAATGGAGTTGGTTGATGTCCCAAAAATCATTTTCACGGAAATAATGCGTGATGTAGATATGTTTGTAGGAGTAGGTAGTGTAGGGAATGATCCACAATGGATGGATAATAACGGAGAAAGACAAACAAACCGCGACTACTGGACATCATACTCTTTCGGAGACTTAACGGAAATTGCAAAAACTAGAAAAGCTATTTTGGAAAGATTGCTTCCTCGCCTAAAAAAAATAAGGGATAAAGCGGAAATTGATGGCAAATTCTTGATGATTAAAGGTCAACTTAGAACTTATAAAATCCATATTGGTAGTGGTAATATTTTAATGGAGCCAAATGATCAATATTTATGTATTGTCCCATCACGATCTGCAGAAAATTCTACTGATAAAGTTTTTATTCCATTTGAAGGTGATAGAGGCTTATCTATTGTATTAAGTAAGGCGCTTTTATTAGCAGAGGATAATAAAATAACGGATTCTACAATAATGAGCCAGATAAATCGATCATAGGATCAAATTACACGAATATTGAAATTACCAAGAATTCTGACGGCTGGAATCCTTCGGCACCCTTCGACTCCGCTCAGGGACCACAGGCTCAGGGGCCAGATCGTTGCCTTGGGGTTTAGGGTTAGAATGGGGAATGGTTTTCTTTTTTAGTAAAACGGACCATATTGCCCCCCTAAAATAAAATAATTTGGAGCCATCTTTCCTTTGGCAAAGTTCAATTTCCTATTAATCCTTTTGTTAGCTAGATTTTGGCTAAAGCCGGATGCTGTTTTACCGCTTTTTAAAATGGGCTAAAGCTCATTCCTATTGAGTAGGTATTTTTTGTAATATGGCTTATTTGATATTCAAGAAGCCTGAGGGGCTTCAACAATAATAACCACGGGTGGCACCCGTGGTTAGGAAAGCATTTATCAAATCTGCAACTCTGGAAGGGGTTGAACAGGAGCCTTGGAGCTGAATTAGCCTTTATGATAGAAAGCTACTTTTTGTCTTGATTGTGAATTAGGATAGTATTACTTACCTGTTAGTTGCTGATTCTCTGCTTCTTATTGTTATCTTTGTAGGTGTTAAAGTAGCGGATCAGAGGCTATGCTACGCAACGAGCTGTGAAATCAGTTATCTTAAGAAATAGCAAGGACTAAATTGATATTTTTGTATCTTTAATAAAAAGCTAAAGATGGATTTGCAAACGAGAAAATTGGAACTTATACAAGAATTTTTAAAAATTGAAAGTGAAGAGGTTATTTCAAGGCTTGAAAAAATCTTGAGAAAGGAAAATAAAATATCAGAAAACGATGATTTTAAACCAATGACAATTGAGAAGTTTAACTCTCGAATTGACCAATCTATGGAAGATTCAAAAAATGGCCGGTTAATCGAAGCGAGTGAATTGAAAGCAAAAATTGATAAGTGGAATTAAATTTATTTTGGACTGATTTTTCTCAAAAAGAGCTCGAGAAAATCTATGAATACTATCGAGAAAAAGCAGGAGTCCGAGTTGCTAAAAATCTCGTTAACGGAATTTACAATGAAGTTCTAAAATTAAAAATTCAACCTAGAATTGGGCAAGTAGAGGAATTTTTAAAGAACAGAAAACAAGAATTTAGATATTTAGTTTACAAGAATTATAAAGTCATTTATTGGATTAATGAAGAAGAAAACAGGATTGAAATAAATGATGTTTTCGATACTAGACAAAACCCACTAAAAATAAAAAGAACCATCTAAAGCCAGTTGCACAACAATTAAGCTACAATGATGCGATTAAGGCTTTGGTTCATTAGTTCTGAGCAGTCAGAGTTGGGACTCAGCTTCTTGCAGCGCCTGTATACTTTGCTTCATAATTTTTGAGGTCCCCCGCTAGGTGTAGTTTATGTCTTCGTGAACTGGGTGTAGGTTTGCAAAACACCCTTCTATCCTTTCCAATTTGCAATTGGAATTGGACGGAATTACCAATGATCCACGGTTATCAAACCTTCTAATCCAGCATAATTTCATCTGTTTATAATTGTTTGTCTCGTCCTGAAAATGGTTGACACTTTTGTTTTTCAAATATAGTAAGTGTTTTAATTTCTAAGAAGTTTCATTTAACTTACAGTACCACGATAAAGCGGAGGCAAGCTCTGCTGAGGAGCAACTTGCCAAGGAATAGTCGTTTGGTCCGATAGCGTTGCTATTTTCAGACCGGGCCTTGACAGGTTCGGTCTTCTTTTTCCAATTATATTTCTTTCCAATAACGCGTTCGGTATCATGCCTTGTAAAACCTTCGTCATGTA
Protein-coding sequences here:
- a CDS encoding CPBP family intramembrane glutamic endopeptidase, producing MKTIFSSSVLPNTEEKKKNRWSVSITVLILFIIGSIINIPFSREVKRLNIEAGKTGIKLNDSVMTDLTTIGISSLILGMILTFIGLWISSRANLGAPIIARFFSKKPISEIINKEAVLSSIFLATIVALILLGLFEIQKELYPVSGKIPRPSKPFYALVSFSAGITEEIMFRLGLMSLIITGIQFLNKVDYPSRKTIWTGIFISAIFFGLIHLPLSKNFVELTPFTIGVTMIGNLITGTTFGWIFWKRGLLIAILSHITFDLVFHVIGTPYT
- a CDS encoding DUF4132 domain-containing protein yields the protein MFNFFKRIIKSKNDDNELKKLISAIHNKVNYVYSANDLSRIEEYENLKKLSEEEQKVLINKLTDIICCFSIKFAESKGRNSFNSDDINYFGRPIAFAIQSGLLRRKLNYNEHEWIELLRSFKDSSDKISRNNNGYFHDFPINHAIKQIEYYLKNNERSKTLTSFINEALEWEEFKNTSNKQYFGSDMGKATKKLRALLVKEGNIPVFSLKTNDIGNEVNEIINSVKENRDAIDQIFYLASNVTSSKPSKKFSQEVAKLQDKIGLESFKKIAHRVLETPLNHNPFNESTTHEYNGQVYNYVETVFLCNPSQQFIKGMVWTVERFSDKETIRILSKLCEKTYLKIPGKGPAAASIGNACVYVLGNMRGKDGLGALSRLKLKIRQNNVKKTIDNHLTEGAKKYNVSVEELKEMAVPDFNLVKGEKIIQFDGYSLKIFIEGRKVSQQWLKPDGLPIKSVPSLVKKSTSLSKKLSDIRKEIKEIQKVYSAQKQRIDNQFILDRTWDFVSFEKYYLEHGLVAPIAEKLIWIFTKGNMVADAITLNGKWYSKEHKSINWIDEETTVKLWHPVYSDEETIIAWREKMMELEWKQPIKQAFREIYILTDAEVNTLTYSNRMAAHILKQHQFSSLANLRGWKYSLLGAFDDGRDNEICEKYLPEFKITAQFWIDELSQDESWNDTGIWLYISTDQVKFTKENGEVMELVDVPKIIFTEIMRDVDMFVGVGSVGNDPQWMDNNGERQTNRDYWTSYSFGDLTEIAKTRKAILERLLPRLKKIRDKAEIDGKFLMIKGQLRTYKIHIGSGNILMEPNDQYLCIVPSRSAENSTDKVFIPFEGDRGLSIVLSKALLLAEDNKITDSTIMSQINRS
- a CDS encoding type II toxin-antitoxin system RelE/ParE family toxin, with protein sequence MELNLFWTDFSQKELEKIYEYYREKAGVRVAKNLVNGIYNEVLKLKIQPRIGQVEEFLKNRKQEFRYLVYKNYKVIYWINEEENRIEINDVFDTRQNPLKIKRTI